A segment of the Corylus avellana chromosome ca2, CavTom2PMs-1.0 genome:
TTCTCCCTGTGATCATCTGCACTGTAAACAAGAGGCAAAGCAGGTTGCAACTGAGGGCTCTCCATATATACACTTGGTTTGTAAGCCATAGGATTTCCCCACCGATCAAAAACACCAAACTTGGAAGCTTCATGATCTTGGAAGTTTCCAAGGTTCTCAGGAGCATAAGAATGAGCCGGCCATATATAACTATTGCCCTGCCCAAGATTGTGATTTTCTCTGTACTGACGAAGCCATTCAGAAGAAGTCATTTGACGTGAAGGTGGGTGATTATTCAGGTAACCCTGGACACTATGACCATAATCAGGAGGCACATAAGCAGCACTCCAATTTGAAGTACCTAGTACCTGTGATGGACCATAAAAATTGTTAGCTACACCAACGCCCCCGGAGGTTGTGCGGTTGGAAAAATTAGATTGAATGCCACTAAACCAGACAGCATCATCAGGCAATAAAGGAGCAGAAGGCATCGGAGGAGAGTAAGTAGGAGACAAGTAATTGGTGGTTGCATATTCATGCTCAGAACTAATGACAGAATCCCTATTTTCGCTGATGGAAAGACCACTCAAGGATGTAGAAGGCATTTCCTCTATAGGCTCCAAGCTATGTTTACTACCGTTTCCTATCCCTTTCTCTCTATCATAACTCAAACTTCCTCTATTGAGGACCCAAGCACTGAGCGAGGGAGGCCCAGCAGAGATGGGTATTTCTAAAGATGGGTGAGATGCTGTATCCTTCACCAGAGGCTCCTGATGCTTGAATGACACGTTGCACTTGAAATTAGTTATACCAGCATGGAAGGCTAAAGGATCACTCTCGGCCTGGTTTTGCGCAATAAGTAGTGACGTAGCTCGGCGCAAGCATTCATCTGAAGGTCCATTTTCATCCCCTGAATCTTTCAGAGACATTTGATCGTTCATGGCAACAGAACTGTAAAGCGGTGCCGAGTTATATCTTGTTAGAGGTTTAAAGAGAATGACTTCTTCCTCTTCTGTGGCAGCCGATTTACCAATCACATGGGGGTTACTTGGAGTCTTCAGGATCAGTTCCTCACATTCTTCTGTGGCTTCATAAATATGCTGGTTTGGCTCTTCGACTTTAAGATCAGAATTGgccttttctgatttttttctctctggAAATTCATTTGACTCTCCCATGTAGAATTTTCTTACCAATTTATCATAGAAGATCCAATTTCCAGAGTCATTTGATTTTTCTGCAATCTTCATTGCAGCATTAATAATGCGGTGAGCACGGCATTCACTCCCACTTTCAAAACTGTCTATATGTTCCCAAGGAGTTGAAAAATCTAACAACACATGCGCACATGCTACAGGTGCAAAGCCCCTCAATTCATAGTCTTCCCACAGAGAAGTACTATCTGGAGACGTGCCTTCACCCCATTCAACATTTAACTCGTTTAGAAGCTCAATAAACACACCAAAAAAGTAAGAGATGGCACTTCTACTTTTTTCATCAACCCCACACGTTTTTGCTTGATCAAGCATGCCCACAAACCACTCCACAAATACAAGCACAGCTGGTAAGAGGGGGCAAAGATACAATTGACTAGCCTTCAAACATCTATCAACAAGGCGACCCATGAAAATGATTGTGGCAGCCATTGCAAATTGTGTCCAGACAAGCTGTTCCGTATCATTTTTATCTTTGGACCTTCCTACTTGTGAACCATGCACTAGGTAGTTCTCtatgataaagataaaaatagaaGCAACTTGGAGGGCTCGAAAGGGGCCTGCTCTAGCTGAATCCAAACACTCATAGGATTCCAATGCAGCTTTTAGTTTTGTATCATCTAGTGCCATTAAAGCATCCAACCCTCTCATAGCAGAGGCAAAGGCACAAGGGAATTCCTCCAAGCTGCctcattaaaaacaaaaacaaaaacagcaaAAAACATGAGTTCTTGtacaaacaaaataaagcaaCCCGCTATACAGAAGCAAGATGTGCCTGGAGTGATTCTACATATATCAGAGATCAAGATATACAGAAAATCATGGAAAAGGGGAAACAGATCAGCTCCTCTTCTGCGCCAACctgttttttaaaatctaattgtaatttctttttgttctcaTTGAAATGAAACTGTTTAATGTGTTCTCACGACTTTTTCTCTGAGGCACGTGAATTACACATGCGAATTTATCAATTTAGGGCTGAAACAGTATTAAAGGATATGAGCAAAGTGCAGCTTTTGAAACCACaggttaataatttaaattcaaCCCAAACCCCATGtcgctaaaatataaataacccTATAATTAAAGCCACAATGGTCCCTAAgggatagttcaatcggttggagaCCATGCCTTATAaagcagatgtcactagttcaaacCCCCCTCCCCCGTTTCCCTCTCCTTTTGCGGaaacgttaaaaaaaagaaaaaaaaaagccacaatGTAACCACACTATTTATTAATCTGCTAGGAGTACCTGGAttctaagaaaaagaaactcatAGTTCTGATAAGAAGAGACCATAAGTCTGTTTCCACGGAGCAAATGTGTTCAGCTTTCAACATATTGCAATTTGAGAAATCTTCACTTGATTGTAATTTGCCCTGGACATTGATTCTTTCAAATGGTTTTAAGAAATCAAAGTCGGCCTCACCATGAAGGGAACCCAAATGAGATGACCTGTTCTGCAAGATCATAACAAGCCATGAGATATGCCAATATAGAAAATCAAGCTTGGAGTGAATCTCTTGAGGATAAAAATTAAAGCCacaaatggggaaaaaaaatcaagtctTACCCTTTCAAAGAGTAAAATTAGGTTATCCAAGGCATCAGGGAAAGGTTCTTTAACGGCTAAACTCCTTACACAGTGGTACAAAGCAAGGAACTCATCACCAACATATGTAGCCAATACTGCCAACTACAAATGACCAAAGTTGGTTACACAcatgaaaactaaaatagaaGCACTTAAAACTGTCAATACAAATTTCATATTCTAACGACTCCTAAAGAGTGAGCATAGATCAGATGATTGAAGTGATTTGATGAGAAACAGCATAATAGGAAATACCTGATTCTGGGGGTTTCCACTATCTGGCCAAATCATTGTTGCTTCCAAGTAGTGGGAGGCTGCAACTGACCAGTTATGCTTTTGAACATCGGGTTTTTCATATTGTTCTCGGTATCTAGCAAGATCCCCAAGACAAACTAAAAACCGATGGCATAAAAATTGGCATTTCTGCATCTTAGGTTCAAAGGAAGTAGATGTGCCACCTTTTTTATGCAAGAAGGAATCTTCTGAACAGCTATAGCATTTTCTGATTTTCACAATCAAATTTTGGTAAAATTCAGTTGCTTCAGAGAGAAATGACTTGAATCCTAATATACACTTGTCACCACTTCTCTGCACATTTCCagcattttttttcaatactAAATTTGTGCTCTCTCCATCAGCAGAACTTTTCTTTATTGTCTTACGAAATTCATCAATATGCTTATAGTGAAGTTTCCACAAGGAATATTCAACATCTTGAAGTTGCACCAGTTCATGATCATTTAGAATGATTTTCTCATAACTAGAACGGACTTTGCGGTACAAGTCTTGAACATCAGGGTGCAATAGACTTTTGGAATAAATCAATGTCCACAACTGTTTTTCTGTATTACCAACCTGAAAGCACCATGATTTTCAAAAGTTGGACTTAAAGATGATGTAAGGAAGCTTCTACttaaaaattgaacaatcaTAAAAATGCAGCTTCAAATAATTACCTCAGTGAGAAcaatctgtttttctttctgATCTTTGGAAGGAATAAGTGAATTTGTAGTCATGATTAGAGTCGGAACAAATTCTCCTATGGTATGTTGTCTTCTTGAGGCGAATGAAGTAAATTTACGTTAAAGCTGACCTGATAGTTGATCAAGTCATCATCAGGTATGAGAGCAATACAAACACATCAACTACTTAAAAAGCAGAAAACTACCATTAGCCTGACATCAAATTCGTAAGATTTTTCACATCTATTCAAAACTCCAGTTAAAAGCCACATACACATGCACAAGACTTAGACTCTTGAATATTTGGTATGTACAGAGCACATGGAACTCCTATAAATATTCAAATTACATGATTATATAACAAGTTCAAACTACAAAAGTTTGTCAGGGTAAAATGAGCAGAGATATATTAGTAAATCTTATAGTTTCTAGCAACCTAAGCAAACTATTTTTGTGAGGTTTTGGGCATTTACGTGCATAGATATCACAAAACCGTCATTCTTCAGGATGATATCATTACatatagaaaaattaataattgtcAAAAGATTGATTATTGCAAAAGAATGCTAATAATAGTGTGGTGTATCAccatggaatttttttttcttctgaccaactaaacagaaaaaaaaaaaaatccttaagcTCATTATATAATAGAGTCATCGAAACTGCCCAAACTGCTACAAAGACCCCATTTTGAATGATAATTCGAGCAACTTGggcatataaagaaaaa
Coding sequences within it:
- the LOC132172062 gene encoding nonsense-mediated mRNA decay factor SMG7-like, which encodes MTTNSLIPSKDQKEKQIVLTEVGNTEKQLWTLIYSKSLLHPDVQDLYRKVRSSYEKIILNDHELVQLQDVEYSLWKLHYKHIDEFRKTIKKSSADGESTNLVLKKNAGNVQRSGDKCILGFKSFLSEATEFYQNLIVKIRKCYSCSEDSFLHKKGGTSTSFEPKMQKCQFLCHRFLVCLGDLARYREQYEKPDVQKHNWSVAASHYLEATMIWPDSGNPQNQLAVLATYVGDEFLALYHCVRSLAVKEPFPDALDNLILLFERNRSSHLGSLHGEADFDFLKPFERINVQGKLQSSEDFSNCNMLKAEHICSVETDLWSLLIRTMSFFFLESSLEEFPCAFASAMRGLDALMALDDTKLKAALESYECLDSARAGPFRALQVASIFIFIIENYLVHGSQVGRSKDKNDTEQLVWTQFAMAATIIFMGRLVDRCLKASQLYLCPLLPAVLVFVEWFVGMLDQAKTCGVDEKSRSAISYFFGVFIELLNELNVEWGEGTSPDSTSLWEDYELRGFAPVACAHVLLDFSTPWEHIDSFESGSECRAHRIINAAMKIAEKSNDSGNWIFYDKLVRKFYMGESNEFPERKKSEKANSDLKVEEPNQHIYEATEECEELILKTPSNPHVIGKSAATEEEEVILFKPLTRYNSAPLYSSVAMNDQMSLKDSGDENGPSDECLRRATSLLIAQNQAESDPLAFHAGITNFKCNVSFKHQEPLVKDTASHPSLEIPISAGPPSLSAWVLNRGSLSYDREKGIGNGSKHSLEPIEEMPSTSLSGLSISENRDSVISSEHEYATTNYLSPTYSPPMPSAPLLPDDAVWFSGIQSNFSNRTTSGGVGVANNFYGPSQVLGTSNWSAAYVPPDYGHSVQGYLNNHPPSRQMTSSEWLRQYRENHNLGQGNSYIWPAHSYAPENLGNFQDHEASKFGVFDRWGNPMAYKPSVYMESPQLQPALPLVYSADDHREKLFHGYQRPSPFGCGAVTEPQPLLQYLKEKEWRLQQDPTPRGPTYMGN